TTTGGGTTGCCGGACTGCGCCTTTGGCGTTACCGTACCGATCTCGAGAAATCCAAATCCGAGGGTCGCTAAGGCATCAATGTGCTTGCCGTCTTTATCAAGACCAGCAGCAAGGCCAACGGGATTACGAAATGCAATACCGCATACATGAACAGGCTTAATTAGTGGCTTATCTATAAAACGACTTAAAAGACCGCAACGTTCTAGACGATCAAGTTGAGCGAAGGAGAAATCATGGGCCGCCTCAGGATCCATCGAGAACAGCAGCGGGCGAAGTAGGGGGTAAGTATTAATCATGCTCTAGGTTTGGCGGCATCAAGAGTTGCCATTGATCATCAATTAGTCCTTCGATCGGAGCAAACTTAGCCTTGTATGCCATTTTAGGGCTCTGTGCGATGTAGTAACCCAAATACAAATAAGGAAGCCCTAGTTGCTGAACTTGATTGATCTGCCACAAGATGCTGTAAGTGCCGTAACTGGAGTTAGGCATGCTGGCATCGTAAAAGGTATATACCGAGGAGATACCTTGCTCGACCACGTCGATCATGCTGACCATGCGAAGACGTCCTGGGTGGGGATCGTCTGGCCCATCCCGGAACTCCACAATGCGTGAGTTCACTCGGCTTTGTAATAAAAACTGCATGTACTGTTCTTGATTATCGTTCTCCATTTGGCTGCCATGATGCCGCTGCGCTTGATAGTCTTGGTAAAGACGATAGTGCTCTTCATGGTGTGCCAAACTCAGAACTTGTGCTTGTAAACCCGAATGACGTTTCCAACTGCGTCGCTGACTCCGATTGGGCTCAAAGTGTTGCACCGGAATGCGCGTAGCAATGCATGCTTTGCAATCGTCACAATACGGTCGATAGGTAAATAAGCCACTCCGACGAAATCCAGCGTTCACTAAATTACTGTAGACATCCTCACCAATCGCATGTGAAGGGGTGGCTACCTGCGAGCGCGCAATTTGTTCGGGTAAATAACTGCAGGGATAGGGCGCCGTAGCATAAAACTGTATGGCTATGATGGGGAGTTCTTGAATACGACTCATACCAGGTATTTCTGGAGAACGATCTTATCAAAATCCCAAGCCCATGGATCTTTCTGAGCAACAGCGTGGTGCAGATGCTCTAAAAAAGCAGTCCGGGTTATCGGTTTAGCACCGAGGGAACGGAGATGGTCGGTTTCTTGTTGGCAATCGATTAGGGTCACACCATGATCGTAGCACCATGCACATAAGGCTGCTAAAGCGAGCTTGGAACTATCTTTAACCCGCGAGAACATGGATTCTCCAAAGACCATCTTGCCAAGACAAACGCAATACAAGCCACCAATCGTTTGCGAGTGACTCACAATACTGATGCAATGCGCATAACCTTGCTCATGTAGAGCGGTGTACGCATCAATAATCTCGTGGGTGATCCAAGTACCATCTTGACCCGCGCGTTCGGTGGTCGCACAGGCTCGCATCAAGCCATTAAAATCATGATCCACACGCAATTGCATTTGGGGATCGTCTAAAAACTGCTTGATGGATTTATTGAGCGAATGACTAATCTTAAGATCAGCTGGATTTAAGGTCATCCGGGGGTCGGGCGACCACCACAAGACCGGTTGACGGACAGAGTACCAAGGAAAGATCCCAGAGCGATATGCGCGCTCAAGCTGACCTGCAAAGATCCGTTCGCTTACCGCAAGCAGACCCGGAACCTCTGGATCGGGATCGCTTTGTGTCTGTGGATTCGGAAAAGGATCGCTTGGTCCAAGCCATGGAATCGTGCTCATGAAGAGACTATCACCATCATCCGATTCGTTCGCCCGGCAGAATATCGCAAGAGCGAACCCCAAGATCGCCTAAGAGCCCAGCACGTGCATCAGCAAAATACCATTGGAGGGTTTGCTTTACTGTCGGGAATGCTAATTCATTCCAAGGAATGGTCTCCTCTGTGAAGAGCGCAACCTCTAAGCTTTCTGTACCGGCTGCAAATTGGGGTGAACGCATCTGCGCTAAATAAAAGAGATGTACCTGTTCTACGTGAGCGACATTTAACAGCGAGAACAAGGACCGAATCTCAACGTCGGCGCCAGCTTCTTCCATGGTCTCACGGATTGCGCCATGCTCGGTACTCTCCCCAATTTCTAAAAAGCCTGCTGGTAAGGTCCAATAGCCATGTCTTGGCTCAATGGCGCGCCGACAGAGTAAGACCTGATTCTCCCAAATGGGGATAGTGCCCACCACATTACGTGGATTGCGATAGTGAACTTCCTTGCATTGCGAACACACATGCCGTAAACGCGTGTCATCAGCCGGCACTAAGAGTGCGATGCTCGAACCGCAAGAGGGGCAGTAGTTCATAAATGGGCTTTGATCATTCCGCGTAAGGCATTACTTAGCATTATTTCATTGGCGCTGATCACATCCTCAATAGTCAGGTTAGCCTCACGGGCTTTGAGGGATGGATCGTGCAAGATTGCTGCACGCATTACTCCAGGAAGCACGCCTGCTGATAGAGGGGGTGTTAACCACTCATCCGATTTTGGTGGGCGCACAAAAATACTGGTGCGACCCCCTTCGGTCAACTCGCCACGCTCATTCATAAACAAGGCATCAAAGCCACCCAAAGACACCGCTTTTTGCCAAGCTAAGTCATACACCTTGCGTTGCGTAGTTTTGTGGAGCAATAAAGGGTTAGTAGATTGCATTTTGAAAGAATCAGGCACACCCTCCAAAATCTGATGGGCCCAAAATACCTGCACCGATGATGGTAGGTCATCCAAGACAGCGCTGGAGATGGATAGCTCACCTAAGCGACCAAGATCTAAACGAACACGGTAGACCGTATTTACATCCAAAGCCAAAGCAGTTTGCTCTAACAAGGCACACGCCTCGTTCATATTCAGAGGGATGCCCAATACCTTGGCTGAATGGGAGAGACGGGCCAAATGCTCACGATAATGAGCGATACGCCCTATACCTTCCTGAGCATTAAAACGAATGGTCTCAAAGAGACCAGCTCCACTGGGTAAATCGGATAAGAAAGCAGCCTTAATCTTGCATTCTTGATACTCGGCACGGGGATCCGAGTCAATCGTAATACCAGCACCTACACCCAAAATAAATTGCGATGCAGACGAATGCGAGTCATGCTCCATTTGCAAGGTGCGGATGGGAACGCTCAAAGCAAAGTCGCCATTGGGATCAAACCAGCCCAGCGCTCCACAATACCAAGCGCGCGGAGTCTCTTCTAGATCCTGAATAATCTCCATACTGCGTTTTTTGGGAGCCCCGGTTACTGAACCGCAGGGGAACACCGCTTGCAAAATCTCAGCCATGCTCAGATGGGGACGCGCCTTGGCCTGAACTGTAGAGGTCATCTGCAAAACATTGCCATGGCGATTGACCTCAAAAAGAGCAGGCACTACAACACTACCCGGCTCTGCGATACGCCCCAGATCATTGCGTAAGAGATCCACAATCATCACGTTCTCAGCCTGATTCTTGGGATCATCCGATAGCTCATGCGCTGCATGTTGGCGGGCATCGGCAGTGCCTTTCATGGGTTGCGCTACAAATACACCATTCGTACGCCTAATAAAGAGCTCGGGGGATTGCGATAACACGATATCGCGACCATCGTCGAGATAAGCACCATAACGACCAGGTTGACGCTCACGCAATTGGGCATAAAGCGCCAGTGGCGAGCCATAGGCTTCTCCAGTAATGCGGTATGAGTGATTAATTTGATAGGTATCACCGCTACGGATCCATTCCTGAATGCGCTCAATATCTTGATTGAAATGCTCCGACGTAATTGAATCTCGCAGGTTCATCACCCCAACCAACGGATCTTCTTTTGATAGAGCATCTTTTAACCAAGCATCGACCTCCTCTTTGGAGTACTTTTGCACTCCCGTAAACGACCATGCACGAACGAGCGGTAGGGGCTCACTGTATTTGCATGCAATGCGCTGAAAGTAGTACCCCAACTCATAAGAGAACAGAGTTACGAGGTAATCCCCGTTGCTGAGAGCTGTTTGCATTTCTGCAAAACAGTTGTCTAGCTCGCTTGTATGATCTACGCGCCAAGCGTGTTTGACGTGTTGATAGAGCCGACTAGTCGCTTGCTGTCGGCTACTCTCCACATCATCTAGAAGAACCATCTGGATTATTTCAGGATGGTGGCCGATTCAATCACAACAGGAGTATTGGGAACATCGGCCATGCGACCACGTGGCGTAGACGCAATACCAGTGGGTACCCCTTTAATCTTATCAATCGTTTGCTGCCCAGAAATAACCCGACCAAAAACGGTGTAACCATTTCCCATTGCATTGGGGTAATCCAAGCCCGGATTGTCTTTGACATTAATAAAGAACTGCGCAGTCGCTGAGTCTGGATCGGAGGTTCTGGCCATCGCAATCGTATAGTTCTGATTCTTTAAACCATTCTGCGCCTCAGAGACCACAGGGGCCTGCGTGGGCTTTTGTACTAAATCAGTGGTGAACCCGCCACCTTGCACCATGAACCCATTAATCACGCGATGGAATACCGTCCCATTGTAAAAACCACTTTTGACATAAGCTAAAAAGTTATTGACGGTCTTTGGTGCACGATCTGACTCGAGATCCACCACAAAATTACCTTGATTGGTCTTGAACTCTACCTTAGGACCCGCCTGAGCGATTGAAGAGAGGGTCGTGATGCTGAGTGCTAGACCCAGGCTCATCCATAGTTTGCGCATATTGCTTTCCTTCTGAGTAAGTTGCTGATGATTGATTGTATTAGCGATTGGCCTGTGCCTGCGCCAGTTCATTCCAAGCAGTCGTGTAGTTAGGGCTACGCTGCAAAGAGCGCATGGTCCAGCGTGGTCGCAGGCCGGCCCCGGCGAGCCTAAGGGTATTGGAGCCATAGGTGTGATTAAGACGATCCATGATTTGCATCACAGAGCGCGAGCGGGCACTTTCTGGGCTGGCACAAAATAAATCGGCTTGGGCTTGGTCTGCGGGGTAGAGCCCTAGTAGCATCACCCCCGCCTTTTTATACGCATGACCAGAGCGATAGATTTGTTGCACCCCTAGGCTTGCAAGCTCGGCCAGATGACGTGTGTCATCCGTTCCTGTTATTAAGGGAATGGTGACGCTATTGGCGTATTGCTCAGACTGCTGTGCAAATGGATTGGTGCGGATGTAGACCAAGAGATGCGAGCAGAAGGATTTCTGGTGACGTAATTTCTCGGCAGCACGGCTGACGTAACTCACTACCGCCTCTTGTAATTCGGGAAGGTGATGCACAGGCTTACCAAAGCTCTTGCTAGAGATAATTTGATGCTTACGTACCAAATGCTCGTCTTGAGATTCTTCTAAATCAAGGCAGCTAATGCCATTGAGTTCATTGATTGTACGTTCTAAGACCACCCCAAAGCGTTTACGAATCAGGCTAGTGGAGGCGTATTTCAGATCACAGACCGAGTGGATGCCAAGTTGATTGAGCTTAATTGTGAGACGTCGCCCAACCCCCCAAACTTCACCAACCTCAATGCTGCTCATGAGGGCATCTTCTTCTAAGCGATTGCAATGCCCCCAACTAAATACACCTTTGTAATCAGGACGCTTCTTGGCAATATGGTTAGCGAGCTTTGCTAAGGTTTTGCTATGACCAATACCAATGCAGGTCGGTAAACCCAAGTAATGCTTAATACGCTTGCGCATCGCTTGTGCCTGAGCAATTAGATCGAGGCGCATACCACTCAAATCTAAGAAGCATTCATCGATAGAATAAATTTCTTGATGGGGTGAGAGCTCACCAAGCAGTGCCATGAGACGCGCGCTCATATCGCCATACAGGGTGTAATTAGAGCTTAACCAAATTAAGCCATGTGATTGCACAAAGTGCTTGGCCTCAAAGAAGGGTGCTCCCATCCGAATCCCCAAGGCGCGCGCTTCTTGACTACGCGCCACAATACAGCCGTCGTTATTGGATAAAACCACCACAGGCTTACCTTCAAGACGCGGATTAAATACCCGTTCGCAAGAGACATAAAAATTATTGCCATCGACCAATGCAAACACGGTACGCATGATCACACTTTATGAACAACGTGGGCAACCACACCCCAAATCTGTAACTCTTGCCCATTTTGGATCGCAATATCAGGGTAGTCAGGATTATCGGCACGTAAGATCACCTTGCCCCGTTGATGATGTAAGCGTTTGACCGTGAGCTCACCATCGAGCACTGCGATCACGACACGACCATGATTTGCTTCGAGGGAGCGATCGACCACTAATAAATCGCCATCATGGATCCCGGCCCCAATCATGGAGTTGCCCTTCACACGCAAGAAGAAGGTTGCCTCTGGATGTAAGACCAGATGCTCATTGAGATCTAGGCGCTTGTCGTAATGATCGGCAGCAGGCGAAGGAAAACCGGCGGGGGCTCGACCAGCAATCAAGGGTAAGCGACAAAGCCGATTGACGATCGGCATCAGGACATTGGGAACGCTAGGGTCAAAAGGGATAGTTTTCATATACTGTATATTTATACAGTATATAGTAATTTTGTTGCTTCTAAAGGCCCAAAGCTAGTCCTTAAGACCTTTAGCCTTGGCGTCAAGCTCTTTTAAAAAGCGCATACGCTCTGCAATCTTGCTTTCAAGACCGTGATCAACCGGTTCATACCAGTGAGGTTCCTTCATGCCCTCGGGTAAGTAAGATTCACCAGCGGCATACGCATGTGGCTCATCGTGCGCATAGCGATAAGCATGACCATGACCCAACTCTTTCATGAGTTGCGTAGGCGCATTACGTAAATGGATGGGGACATCACGACTGCGATCCTGCGCCACAAAATCACGCGCCGCATTAAATGCCTTGTAACTCGCATTACTCTTTGGGGCGATTGCTAAGTACACCACTGCTTGTCCTAAAGCTAGCTCACCCTCAGGCGAGCCTAAGCGTTCATAGGTCTGTGCTGCATCGTTGGCTAGTTGCATTGCTCGTGGATCGGCTAAACCAATATCTTCCCAAGCCATTCGCACAATCCGCCTAGCGAGATAGCGTGGGTCAGCGCCACCATCGAGCATGCGGCACAACCAATACAGAGCAGCATCTGGATGAGAACCGCGTACTGATTTATGCAAGGCAGAGATCTGATCGTAAAACTGATCACCGCCTTTATCAAAACGTCGTGCGTTCAGAGTCAGGGTATTGGCAATAAAGCGCGTATCAATTTCAGTAACAGGATTATTTGGAGGACTCAAAGCACCTTGTAGTTGCTCAAGCAAATTGATTAAACGACGCGCATCTCCATCGGCATAAGCAACAATGGTCTCAAGTGCGTCGGCGGTGAATGCTGTATTAGGTAAAGCATATTTGCGTGCACGCTCTAAGAGTTGGGCGAGCTCATTGTGATCAAGTGACTGTAAGACATAGACCTGAGCGCGTGAGAGCAGGGCGGAGTTAACCTCAAAGGACGGGTTCTCAGTCGTTGCCCCAATCAAGGTAAAGAGCCCGGATTCTAGATGGGGTAAGAGCGCATCTTGTTGGCTCTTATTAAAGCGATGAATCTCATCCACAAACAAAATAGTTTGCTTGCCAGATTGCGCCATATCATGACGCGCTTGCTCAATCGCCTCACGGATTTCTTTGACACCCGCTAAGACCGCTGAGATCGCAATGAATGAGCGTGCAAAGGCTTGCGCCGATAACCTCGCAATCGTTGTTTTGCCAACCCCAGGAGGCCCCCACAAGATCATGGAGTGGGGTTGACCCGATTGAAAGGCAAGATAGAGGGGTTTACCAACACCGAGTAAATGGGTCTGACCAATCAACTCATCAATCTTCTGCGGACGTAATACCTCCGCAAGAGGTGGTATTGGCTTGGAATCAAATAAACCCGGCATGATCAAAGTATTCTCGCACTTTTATACAGAAGACTCATTTGTCATCAAGGCTACATAAATTTGGCTACAATTTGATCTATGAATGAAAACAAACCGTTTGAGATTGAACAAAAATTACGCCCCTTGCCACGCTGGATTTTTATGTCCCGCTGGTTGCAAGCCCCTTTATATATCGGCCTAATCGTCGCCCAAGGTGTTTATGTCTGGCAGTTCTGGATGGAGCTCGTCCACCTCATCAGCATGATGAAGGATAAGGACATGACCGAGACCGCTCTGATGCTGGTCGTGTTGGGGCTAATTGATGTGGTCATGATCTCGAACTTATTGGTCATGGTGATTGTGGGTGGTTGGGAGACCTTTGTGTCTCGACTTGAGTTGCACCACCATCCCGACCAACCGGAGTGGTTATCGCATGTGAACGCGGGAGTGCTTAAGGTCAAATTAGCAACGGCCATTATCGGTATCTCCTCGATTCATTTGCTAAAGACCTTTATCAATGCGGCCTCGTATGATGAGAAGACTTTACTCTGGCAAACCTTAATTCATGTGACCTTTGTGATCTCTGCGGTTGCCATTGCGTATACCGAGAAGATTATTGCCTCAGCGCACAAGAAACATTAAGCCAGTTAGTAGTTCCCCAATAGGGTAACCACACCCGCCCACGATAGACTGATCGATGCCACCACCGTAAGGTGGGTGCGCATCCTGAGGAAAGCATTCGCAGTCTCCTCATTGGCAAAGTAATTCTGATAGGTGTTTTGATCAATCAATCGCTGCACAATCAAGGTAATTGCTAAGAGCAGAAGTGCGAGTGGAATGTAGATATGGATTGCCAACCATGAGACCAAGGCTGGGATGATTCCCCAGATCCAAACACTATGATCGAGCCAGCGATTGTGTGAGTTCTGACCAATGGTTCTAAAGCATGCTCCCCAATGCAAAGCACCCAAGAAGGACGCAATCACTGCGCCATAGGCCACTAAAGACTCCAGCGCAATTAAATCATTGGGGCTATCTGCAAACTGAACACTCAAGGCAAGACCCACAAATGGAATCAGTCCTGCATAACCCATTGCTCGAATTACAAAAGGTAGTTGCATATTATTTATTTGGGTTCGTAGACATAAACACCGCGGCCGGTCTTACGACCTAGATGCCCTTTGGCAACTAGATCAATGAGTAGCGGCGATGGACGATATTTATCATCCTTAAACTCAGCTTGGTATACCTCCATGATGGCTAAGCAGGTATCTAAGCCAATGAGGTCAGCAAGGGCCAATGGACCAATAGGATGATTGCAACCCAGCTTCATACCGGTATCAATATCTTCAGGACTCGCAACACCCTCATGCAAGACGAAGAACGCTTCATTAATCATGGGTAGAAGAATGCGGTTCACCACAAAACCCGGAGAGCTCTGAACGGTAATGGGTTCTTTGCCCATCTTAGTCGCCATAGCAAGGACTGCTTTGAGGGTCTCGGGGCTCGTTTGCTTACCCATAATGACCTCGAGCAAGGCCATGAGTGGAGGTGGGTTAAAGAAATGAATTCCAATAAAACGCTCAGGCCTTGAGTTAAGAGAGCCCAGATGTGTAATGGAGATCGATGAAGTATTGCTAGCAATAATGGTTTCTTTACTCACCACCTGATCGACCTGTGCCAAGATCTTTTCTTTAATGGCTTGATTCTCGGTCGCCGCTTCAATCACCAATGAGACCGCGGCAAGATCGGTATAGAGTGTGGTGGTCTTAATACGAGCCAAGGTCTGTGCTTTTTGCTCTGAGGTAGTCGATTCTTTCTTGATGAGACGATCTAAGCTCTTACTTAATGCCGCTAAACCTTTTTCTAAGGCAGCATCGTTGATATCCAAAAGAATGACATCAAAACCTGCGCCGGCAGCCACTTGAGCAATACCATTACCCATCGTGCCCGCACCAATAATACCGATTGATCGTATTTCCATACTTAACTCTTTCTGCGTTTGTATTGGCTAGCACCAAAGAGCTGCTCTTTATCTTTCTTGTCCATCTCGGGCTTGCGCAAGTTAGTTAAGATCTCAACAGCGCGTTTAACAGCAGGGCGTTTCCCAATCATCTCGAACCAACGTTTGAAGTGTGGGTAGTCGGCCAAGTCCATTCCTTGTTTATCCCAACGGCGTGTCCACGGAAAGATCGCCATATCAGCAATGGTGTATTCATTACCAACGATGTATTTGTTCTTCTCGAGACGTTGATCTAACACACCGTACAAACGCTTTGCTTCATTGGTATAGCGCTTAATTGCATAATCGACTTGCTCCGGAGCATACAAGCGGAAGTGATGGTTTTGTCCCAACATCGGACCTAAGCCCCCCATTTGGAACATCAGCCACTCCAGGGTCTCGTACTTACCCCGGATTGATTTGGGCAAGAAGCGACCTGTCTTATTCGCTAAGTACAACAAGATGGCGCCGGATTCAAATAAATGAATAGGCTTTCCATCTGGACCCTGCGGATCAACTATGGCGGGGATCTTATTGTTGGGACTAATCTTTAAGAACTCAGGCTTGAACTGATCGCCTTTACCAATATCAACAGGGATTGCCCGCCAATCGCGATCTAAACGATAGCCACATTCTTCGAGCATGATGTGGATCTTATGACCGTTCGGTGTTGCCCAACTGTACACATCAATCATTGCTTTATCTTGTTTACTCATCTTGGTCTCTGGTCATGAATGGTGTTAATTATTTAGGATAGAGCTTGTAAACGCTCTAGGGCAGTTCGTAAGGTTTGCTCTTGCTTAGCAAAACAGAAGCGCACAACCCCAGACTCGTTCTGCTTGGCATAAAAGGCAGAGTTCGGGATTGCCGTTACACCGAGCTCAATGGTGAGCCAGCGGCAGAACTCCGCCTCGGATAACCTTGCCTCAGCTATAGGTAGGGCTGAGTAATCCACACACTGAAAGTAACTACCGGTGCAGGGTAGTAGTTTTAACTTAGTCGACCCCAAACCTTCTCTAAAGAGATCCCGCTTGGTTTGATAAAAACGTGGTAAGTTGAGATAGTGCTGGGGCTCTTGCATATAGCTAGCCAGGGCATATTGCATCGGGGTATTAACTGTAAATACATTGAACTGATGCACCTTACGATATTCAGTCATGAGAGCGGCAGGTGCTGCCACAAAAGCAACCTTCCAGCCTGTGACATGAAAGGTCTTACCAAAACTGGAGATCAAAAAACTGCGTTTCTGAAGTTCTGCATGACGGGCAATACTCTGATGCGGCTCGCCGTTATACACCATATGTTCATAGACCTCATCACTCAATATCAAAATCGACGTCTTCTTCACAAGATCGTAGAGGGTCTCAAGATCCTCTGCAGTCCAGATGCTAGCCGTTGGATTGTGGGGCGTATTCGTTAGGATCAAACGTGTCTTTGGATTAATCGCTGCTGCAATCGTAGCCCAAGGTAAAGCGTATGACTGCACTTGACCATTACTATCCCGAATGAGTTCCATCGGTATGGAGATCGCTTTGCCACCCGCTAATTCAATGGCGGGTAAATAACTATCAAAGGCAGGCTCGATCACAATCACTTCATCATCACGACCAACGCAGGCTTGAATGGTGGTAAAGATTGCTTGCGTTGCACCCGCAGTGACGGTTATCTCGGTATTGGGGTCGT
This genomic interval from Polynucleobacter sp. UK-FUSCHL-C3 contains the following:
- a CDS encoding arginyltransferase; protein product: MSRIQELPIIAIQFYATAPYPCSYLPEQIARSQVATPSHAIGEDVYSNLVNAGFRRSGLFTYRPYCDDCKACIATRIPVQHFEPNRSQRRSWKRHSGLQAQVLSLAHHEEHYRLYQDYQAQRHHGSQMENDNQEQYMQFLLQSRVNSRIVEFRDGPDDPHPGRLRMVSMIDVVEQGISSVYTFYDASMPNSSYGTYSILWQINQVQQLGLPYLYLGYYIAQSPKMAYKAKFAPIEGLIDDQWQLLMPPNLEHD
- the aat gene encoding leucyl/phenylalanyl-tRNA--protein transferase, giving the protein MSTIPWLGPSDPFPNPQTQSDPDPEVPGLLAVSERIFAGQLERAYRSGIFPWYSVRQPVLWWSPDPRMTLNPADLKISHSLNKSIKQFLDDPQMQLRVDHDFNGLMRACATTERAGQDGTWITHEIIDAYTALHEQGYAHCISIVSHSQTIGGLYCVCLGKMVFGESMFSRVKDSSKLALAALCAWCYDHGVTLIDCQQETDHLRSLGAKPITRTAFLEHLHHAVAQKDPWAWDFDKIVLQKYLV
- a CDS encoding NUDIX hydrolase codes for the protein MNYCPSCGSSIALLVPADDTRLRHVCSQCKEVHYRNPRNVVGTIPIWENQVLLCRRAIEPRHGYWTLPAGFLEIGESTEHGAIRETMEEAGADVEIRSLFSLLNVAHVEQVHLFYLAQMRSPQFAAGTESLEVALFTEETIPWNELAFPTVKQTLQWYFADARAGLLGDLGVRSCDILPGERIG
- a CDS encoding chorismate-binding protein produces the protein MVLLDDVESSRQQATSRLYQHVKHAWRVDHTSELDNCFAEMQTALSNGDYLVTLFSYELGYYFQRIACKYSEPLPLVRAWSFTGVQKYSKEEVDAWLKDALSKEDPLVGVMNLRDSITSEHFNQDIERIQEWIRSGDTYQINHSYRITGEAYGSPLALYAQLRERQPGRYGAYLDDGRDIVLSQSPELFIRRTNGVFVAQPMKGTADARQHAAHELSDDPKNQAENVMIVDLLRNDLGRIAEPGSVVVPALFEVNRHGNVLQMTSTVQAKARPHLSMAEILQAVFPCGSVTGAPKKRSMEIIQDLEETPRAWYCGALGWFDPNGDFALSVPIRTLQMEHDSHSSASQFILGVGAGITIDSDPRAEYQECKIKAAFLSDLPSGAGLFETIRFNAQEGIGRIAHYREHLARLSHSAKVLGIPLNMNEACALLEQTALALDVNTVYRVRLDLGRLGELSISSAVLDDLPSSVQVFWAHQILEGVPDSFKMQSTNPLLLHKTTQRKVYDLAWQKAVSLGGFDALFMNERGELTEGGRTSIFVRPPKSDEWLTPPLSAGVLPGVMRAAILHDPSLKAREANLTIEDVISANEIMLSNALRGMIKAHL
- a CDS encoding peptidylprolyl isomerase, coding for MRKLWMSLGLALSITTLSSIAQAGPKVEFKTNQGNFVVDLESDRAPKTVNNFLAYVKSGFYNGTVFHRVINGFMVQGGGFTTDLVQKPTQAPVVSEAQNGLKNQNYTIAMARTSDPDSATAQFFINVKDNPGLDYPNAMGNGYTVFGRVISGQQTIDKIKGVPTGIASTPRGRMADVPNTPVVIESATILK
- a CDS encoding Y-family DNA polymerase — its product is MRTVFALVDGNNFYVSCERVFNPRLEGKPVVVLSNNDGCIVARSQEARALGIRMGAPFFEAKHFVQSHGLIWLSSNYTLYGDMSARLMALLGELSPHQEIYSIDECFLDLSGMRLDLIAQAQAMRKRIKHYLGLPTCIGIGHSKTLAKLANHIAKKRPDYKGVFSWGHCNRLEEDALMSSIEVGEVWGVGRRLTIKLNQLGIHSVCDLKYASTSLIRKRFGVVLERTINELNGISCLDLEESQDEHLVRKHQIISSKSFGKPVHHLPELQEAVVSYVSRAAEKLRHQKSFCSHLLVYIRTNPFAQQSEQYANSVTIPLITGTDDTRHLAELASLGVQQIYRSGHAYKKAGVMLLGLYPADQAQADLFCASPESARSRSVMQIMDRLNHTYGSNTLRLAGAGLRPRWTMRSLQRSPNYTTAWNELAQAQANR
- the umuD gene encoding translesion error-prone DNA polymerase V autoproteolytic subunit — encoded protein: MKTIPFDPSVPNVLMPIVNRLCRLPLIAGRAPAGFPSPAADHYDKRLDLNEHLVLHPEATFFLRVKGNSMIGAGIHDGDLLVVDRSLEANHGRVVIAVLDGELTVKRLHHQRGKVILRADNPDYPDIAIQNGQELQIWGVVAHVVHKV
- a CDS encoding replication-associated recombination protein A; the protein is MPGLFDSKPIPPLAEVLRPQKIDELIGQTHLLGVGKPLYLAFQSGQPHSMILWGPPGVGKTTIARLSAQAFARSFIAISAVLAGVKEIREAIEQARHDMAQSGKQTILFVDEIHRFNKSQQDALLPHLESGLFTLIGATTENPSFEVNSALLSRAQVYVLQSLDHNELAQLLERARKYALPNTAFTADALETIVAYADGDARRLINLLEQLQGALSPPNNPVTEIDTRFIANTLTLNARRFDKGGDQFYDQISALHKSVRGSHPDAALYWLCRMLDGGADPRYLARRIVRMAWEDIGLADPRAMQLANDAAQTYERLGSPEGELALGQAVVYLAIAPKSNASYKAFNAARDFVAQDRSRDVPIHLRNAPTQLMKELGHGHAYRYAHDEPHAYAAGESYLPEGMKEPHWYEPVDHGLESKIAERMRFLKELDAKAKGLKD
- a CDS encoding TIGR00645 family protein, whose amino-acid sequence is MNENKPFEIEQKLRPLPRWIFMSRWLQAPLYIGLIVAQGVYVWQFWMELVHLISMMKDKDMTETALMLVVLGLIDVVMISNLLVMVIVGGWETFVSRLELHHHPDQPEWLSHVNAGVLKVKLATAIIGISSIHLLKTFINAASYDEKTLLWQTLIHVTFVISAVAIAYTEKIIASAHKKH
- a CDS encoding DUF3429 domain-containing protein; translation: MQLPFVIRAMGYAGLIPFVGLALSVQFADSPNDLIALESLVAYGAVIASFLGALHWGACFRTIGQNSHNRWLDHSVWIWGIIPALVSWLAIHIYIPLALLLLAITLIVQRLIDQNTYQNYFANEETANAFLRMRTHLTVVASISLSWAGVVTLLGNY
- a CDS encoding 3-hydroxybutyryl-CoA dehydrogenase — encoded protein: MEIRSIGIIGAGTMGNGIAQVAAGAGFDVILLDINDAALEKGLAALSKSLDRLIKKESTTSEQKAQTLARIKTTTLYTDLAAVSLVIEAATENQAIKEKILAQVDQVVSKETIIASNTSSISITHLGSLNSRPERFIGIHFFNPPPLMALLEVIMGKQTSPETLKAVLAMATKMGKEPITVQSSPGFVVNRILLPMINEAFFVLHEGVASPEDIDTGMKLGCNHPIGPLALADLIGLDTCLAIMEVYQAEFKDDKYRPSPLLIDLVAKGHLGRKTGRGVYVYEPK
- a CDS encoding glutathione binding-like protein; translation: MIDVYSWATPNGHKIHIMLEECGYRLDRDWRAIPVDIGKGDQFKPEFLKISPNNKIPAIVDPQGPDGKPIHLFESGAILLYLANKTGRFLPKSIRGKYETLEWLMFQMGGLGPMLGQNHHFRLYAPEQVDYAIKRYTNEAKRLYGVLDQRLEKNKYIVGNEYTIADMAIFPWTRRWDKQGMDLADYPHFKRWFEMIGKRPAVKRAVEILTNLRKPEMDKKDKEQLFGASQYKRRKS